A section of the Citrobacter farmeri genome encodes:
- a CDS encoding SDR family NAD(P)-dependent oxidoreductase yields the protein MTQRIALVTGGSRGLGKNAALKLADKGTDILFTYHSQQQAALDVVAEIEQKGRKAAAIQLNVGDTAGFVAFAAEVKTQLQTRWNRQTFDYLVNNAGIGLYAPFADTSEEMFDELMRIHFKGPFFLTQHLLPLINEGGRILNVSTGLARFALPGYAAYASMKGAMEVLTRYQAKELGARGISVNAIAPGAIETDFGGGRLRDNKELNAYVASQTALGRAGLPDDIGDAIAALLSDELAWMTAQRIEVSGGMFL from the coding sequence ATGACGCAACGTATCGCATTGGTGACCGGTGGGAGCCGTGGACTGGGTAAAAACGCCGCGCTTAAGCTGGCGGACAAAGGAACGGATATTCTCTTTACCTATCACAGCCAGCAGCAGGCAGCGCTGGATGTTGTCGCTGAAATTGAGCAAAAAGGCAGGAAAGCGGCAGCAATTCAACTGAATGTCGGTGATACTGCTGGCTTTGTCGCTTTCGCCGCTGAAGTGAAAACACAGTTGCAAACCCGCTGGAATCGGCAGACGTTCGATTATTTAGTGAACAATGCCGGGATCGGCTTATATGCGCCTTTTGCCGACACGTCGGAAGAGATGTTTGACGAACTGATGCGCATTCACTTTAAAGGCCCGTTTTTCCTGACGCAGCACCTGCTGCCGCTGATCAACGAGGGTGGGCGTATTCTTAATGTTTCAACCGGGCTGGCGCGTTTTGCTCTGCCGGGGTACGCCGCCTACGCGTCAATGAAAGGGGCGATGGAAGTGCTGACGCGTTACCAGGCGAAAGAACTCGGCGCGCGTGGGATCTCGGTCAATGCCATCGCGCCCGGTGCTATTGAGACCGATTTTGGCGGTGGACGCCTGCGGGATAATAAAGAGCTGAATGCGTATGTGGCTTCGCAAACGGCGCTGGGGCGCGCCGGTCTTCCCGATGATATTGGCGATGCGATTGCCGCGTTACTCAGCGACGAACTGGCCTGGATGACGGCACAGCGTATTGAAGTCTCTGGAGGGATGTTCCTGTAA
- a CDS encoding LysR family transcriptional regulator has protein sequence MDKIHAMQLFIRVAELESFSRAADTLGLPKGSVSRQIQALENHLGTQLLHRTTRRVQLTQDGMVYYERAKDLLSNLDELDGLFQHDPTSISGKLRVDMPVGVARNLVIPRLPAFLQQYPGIELELSSSDRLVDLVREGFDCVVRVGTLKDSGLIARPLGKLTVINCASPQYLTRFGYPESLEDLASHAVVHYSLNLGTRPPGFEIATSSGTQWIKTGGTLTVNSTETYHAACLAGLGIIQVPRVGVREALRSGTLVEVLPQYRASPMPVSLLYPHRRNLSRRVHLLMEWLTGVMKDYVD, from the coding sequence ATGGATAAAATTCATGCAATGCAGTTATTCATTCGTGTCGCAGAACTGGAGAGTTTTTCTCGCGCTGCCGACACTCTGGGACTCCCTAAAGGTAGCGTATCGCGCCAGATTCAGGCGCTGGAGAACCATCTGGGTACCCAGCTTTTGCACCGCACCACGCGGCGGGTACAGCTGACGCAAGACGGCATGGTCTATTACGAACGGGCGAAAGATTTGTTGAGTAATCTGGATGAACTCGACGGCCTGTTTCAGCACGATCCCACCAGTATTAGCGGCAAATTACGGGTCGATATGCCGGTTGGCGTTGCACGAAATCTGGTAATCCCCCGCCTTCCCGCTTTTTTACAGCAGTATCCGGGAATTGAACTGGAACTCAGCAGCAGTGACCGGTTAGTGGATTTGGTCCGCGAAGGTTTTGACTGCGTGGTGCGAGTCGGCACGCTGAAGGATTCCGGCCTGATCGCACGTCCACTGGGCAAGCTTACCGTGATCAACTGTGCCAGCCCGCAATACCTGACGCGTTTTGGCTATCCGGAAAGCCTTGAGGATCTCGCCTCCCATGCGGTGGTGCACTATTCGCTCAATCTGGGGACACGACCGCCGGGTTTTGAAATCGCCACCAGCAGCGGGACGCAGTGGATAAAAACCGGCGGCACCCTGACGGTAAATAGCACCGAAACCTATCACGCCGCCTGTCTGGCAGGGCTGGGAATTATTCAGGTTCCTCGCGTAGGGGTTCGCGAGGCGTTACGTAGCGGTACGCTCGTTGAGGTGCTGCCGCAGTACCGCGCCTCGCCGATGCCGGTATCGCTGCTTTACCCGCACCGGCGTAATCTTTCACGCCGCGTGCACCTGCTTATGGAGTGGCTGACGGGCGTGATGAAGGACTACGTGGACTGA
- the yhjD gene encoding inner membrane protein YhjD, whose product MMQDNNVKRPTEELEHDPVRKVDTTATAEHEKKSTASETLKTVTTTVEKIQRIPVIAHLLRAAERFNDRLGNQFGAAITYFSFLSMIPILMVSFAAAGFILASHPTLLQDIFNKILMNVSDPTLAATLKSTINTAVQQRTTVGLVGLGIALYSGINWMGNLREAIRAQSRDVWERTPQDQEKIWIKYLRDFISLIGLLIALIVTLSITSVAGSAQQMIISALYLDSIEWLKPTWRLIGLAISIFANYLLFFWIFWRLPRHRPRKKALIRGTLIAAIGFEVIKIIMTWTLPALVKSPSGAAFGSVLGLMAFFYFFARLTLFCAAWIATAEYKDDPRMPGKTHR is encoded by the coding sequence ATGATGCAGGATAACAACGTAAAACGCCCCACTGAGGAACTTGAACACGATCCGGTGCGCAAAGTCGACACAACCGCAACCGCAGAACACGAGAAGAAAAGCACCGCCAGCGAGACGCTGAAAACGGTCACCACCACCGTCGAAAAAATCCAGCGCATCCCGGTGATTGCGCACCTGCTCCGTGCGGCTGAACGCTTTAACGATCGGTTAGGGAATCAGTTCGGCGCGGCCATTACCTACTTCTCGTTTTTGTCTATGATCCCTATCCTGATGGTGTCATTTGCCGCCGCAGGCTTTATTCTCGCCTCACATCCCACGCTATTGCAGGACATCTTCAATAAAATCCTGATGAACGTCAGCGACCCGACGCTTGCCGCGACGCTGAAAAGTACCATCAATACTGCTGTACAGCAGCGTACTACCGTCGGTCTGGTCGGGTTAGGGATCGCCCTCTACTCCGGGATTAACTGGATGGGTAATCTGCGCGAGGCGATACGCGCCCAGTCGCGGGACGTCTGGGAACGCACGCCGCAGGATCAGGAGAAAATCTGGATCAAATACCTGCGTGATTTTATCTCACTGATTGGCCTGTTGATTGCGCTGATTGTGACGCTGTCGATCACCTCGGTCGCCGGTTCGGCGCAACAGATGATTATCTCCGCCCTCTACCTCGACAGCATAGAGTGGCTGAAACCCACCTGGCGGTTGATTGGTCTGGCGATCTCTATTTTCGCCAACTATCTGCTGTTCTTCTGGATTTTCTGGCGCTTGCCTCGTCATCGCCCGCGTAAAAAAGCGTTGATTCGCGGTACGCTGATTGCGGCGATTGGCTTTGAGGTCATTAAAATCATCATGACCTGGACCCTGCCGGCACTGGTGAAATCGCCCTCCGGCGCGGCGTTTGGTTCCGTGCTGGGGCTGATGGCGTTCTTCTACTTTTTCGCGCGCCTGACGCTGTTCTGCGCGGCCTGGATTGCGACTGCCGAGTACAAGGATGACCCCCGGATGCCGGGCAAAACGCACCGTTGA
- a CDS encoding MFS transporter → MQATATTLDNEQEHTPVNSRNKVVVASLIGTAIEFFDFYIYATAAVIVFPHIFFPQGDPTAATLQSLATFAIAFVARPIGSALFGHFGDRVGRKVTLVASLLTMGISTVIIGLLPGYATIGIFAPLLLALARFGQGLGLGGEWGGAALLATENAPPRKRALYGSFPQLGAPIGFFFANGTFLLLSWLLTDEQFMSWGWRVPFIFSAVLVIIGLYVRVSLHETPVFAKVAAAKKQVKIPLGTLLTKHVRVTILGTFIMLATYTLFYIMTVYSMTFSTAAAPVGLGLPRNEVLWMLMMAVIGFGVMVPVAGLLADAFGRRKSMVIITTMIILFALFAFKPLLGSGNPALVFAFLLLGLSLMGLTFGPMGALLPELFPTEVRYTGASFSYNVSSILGASVAPYIAAWLQSNYGLAAVGTYLASMAALTLIALLLTHETRHQSL, encoded by the coding sequence ATGCAAGCAACCGCCACCACACTCGATAACGAGCAGGAACATACCCCGGTCAATTCGCGCAATAAGGTCGTCGTCGCCTCACTCATTGGCACCGCCATTGAGTTCTTCGACTTCTACATCTACGCGACCGCCGCCGTCATTGTCTTCCCGCACATTTTCTTCCCGCAGGGCGACCCGACCGCCGCAACGCTACAGTCGCTCGCCACGTTCGCCATCGCCTTTGTCGCTCGCCCGATTGGTTCCGCGCTCTTCGGCCACTTTGGCGATCGGGTAGGACGTAAAGTGACGCTGGTGGCGTCTTTGCTGACAATGGGGATCTCAACGGTGATCATCGGCCTGCTGCCTGGCTACGCCACCATTGGCATCTTCGCCCCGCTGCTGCTGGCGCTGGCACGTTTTGGTCAGGGCCTGGGGCTGGGCGGAGAATGGGGCGGTGCGGCGCTGCTGGCGACAGAGAACGCCCCGCCGCGTAAGCGTGCGCTGTATGGCTCGTTCCCGCAGTTGGGCGCACCCATTGGTTTCTTCTTTGCCAACGGCACCTTCCTGCTGCTCTCCTGGCTGCTGACCGATGAGCAGTTCATGAGCTGGGGCTGGCGCGTACCGTTTATCTTCTCTGCGGTGCTGGTGATTATCGGTCTTTATGTCCGTGTTTCGCTGCATGAGACACCGGTCTTCGCCAAAGTGGCTGCCGCGAAAAAACAGGTGAAAATCCCGCTCGGAACCCTGCTGACCAAACACGTTCGCGTGACGATCCTTGGCACGTTCATCATGCTCGCGACCTATACACTGTTTTATATCATGACCGTCTATTCGATGACGTTCAGTACCGCCGCTGCGCCGGTCGGTCTGGGTCTGCCGCGCAATGAAGTATTATGGATGCTAATGATGGCGGTTATTGGCTTTGGCGTGATGGTGCCGGTTGCCGGCTTGCTCGCCGATGCTTTTGGCCGTCGCAAGAGCATGGTCATCATCACCACAATGATTATCCTGTTCGCGCTGTTCGCCTTTAAACCGCTACTGGGATCCGGCAATCCGGCGCTGGTCTTCGCCTTCCTGCTGCTGGGGTTGAGCCTGATGGGACTGACGTTTGGGCCGATGGGCGCACTGTTGCCCGAACTGTTCCCGACCGAAGTACGCTACACCGGCGCATCGTTCTCCTATAACGTCTCCTCAATTCTGGGCGCGTCCGTCGCGCCGTATATCGCCGCATGGTTGCAGTCCAACTATGGGCTGGCGGCAGTGGGAACCTATCTGGCGTCTATGGCGGCATTAACGCTGATCGCGCTGCTGTTAACCCATGAGACGCGTCACCAGTCACTGTAA
- a CDS encoding AsmA family protein, with protein MTKAGKITAAITGTFLLLIVVVIVLIATFDWNRLKPTINQKVSTELNRPFAIRGDLGVVWERQKQETGWRSWVPWPHVHAEDIILGNPPDIPEVTMVHLPRIEATLAPLALLSKTVWLPWIKLVKPDARLIRLSEKNNNWTFDLAGAENKDPNAKPSDWSFRLDTILFDQGRIAIDDKVSNADIEILVDPLGKPLPFSEVTGSKAKGDNAKVDDYVFGLKAQGRYNGEPLTGTGKMGGMLALRSEGAAFPVQADLRSGNTRVALEGVVKDPMTMGGVDLQLKFSGDSLGELYDLTGVLLPDTPPFETDGRLVAKIDSSTSSVFDYRGFNGRIGDSDIHGSLTYTTGKPRPKLEGDVESRQLRLADLGPLIGVDSGKGAEKAKRSEQKKGEKRLQPADKVLPYDRFETDKWNVMDADVRFKGRRIEHGSSLPISDLSTHIILRNADLRLQPLKFGLAGGSISSTIHLEGDKKPMQGRADIQARRLKLKELMPNVELMQKTLGEMNGDAELRGSGNSVAALLGNSNGNLKLLMNDGLISRNLMEIVGLNVGNYIVGQIFGDDEVRVNCAAANLDIVNGVARPQIFAFDTENALINVTGTASFASEQLDLTIDPESKGIRIITLRSPLYVRGTFKSPQAGVKAGPLIARGAVAAALATLVTPAAALLALISPSEGDANQCRMILSQMKK; from the coding sequence ATGACTAAAGCCGGAAAAATAACTGCTGCGATAACAGGGACTTTCTTGTTGTTGATCGTTGTCGTTATCGTACTAATAGCGACATTTGACTGGAACCGCCTCAAACCGACCATCAACCAGAAAGTCTCTACCGAACTTAACCGACCGTTCGCCATTCGTGGTGATTTGGGTGTCGTCTGGGAGCGCCAAAAGCAGGAGACCGGCTGGCGCAGTTGGGTGCCGTGGCCGCACGTGCATGCTGAAGATATTATCCTCGGCAATCCCCCCGATATTCCTGAGGTGACGATGGTGCACCTTCCCCGCATTGAAGCGACGCTCGCCCCGCTGGCGCTGTTAAGCAAAACCGTCTGGCTGCCGTGGATCAAACTGGTGAAACCCGATGCGCGGTTGATTCGCCTGTCCGAGAAAAACAATAACTGGACATTCGACCTGGCAGGCGCAGAAAACAAAGATCCCAATGCTAAACCGTCTGACTGGTCTTTCCGGCTGGACACGATTCTCTTCGATCAGGGGCGGATCGCTATTGACGATAAGGTCAGCAACGCGGATATCGAGATCCTGGTTGATCCGCTGGGCAAGCCGTTACCGTTCAGTGAAGTGACGGGAAGCAAAGCGAAAGGCGATAACGCGAAGGTCGACGATTATGTGTTTGGCCTGAAGGCGCAGGGACGATACAACGGCGAACCGCTCACCGGAACGGGAAAAATGGGCGGTATGCTGGCGCTGCGTAGCGAAGGCGCAGCGTTTCCGGTGCAGGCCGATTTACGCTCCGGCAATACCCGGGTGGCGCTGGAGGGCGTGGTTAAAGATCCGATGACGATGGGTGGCGTCGATCTGCAACTGAAATTCTCCGGAGACTCGCTGGGCGAACTGTATGACCTGACGGGGGTACTGTTGCCGGATACGCCGCCGTTCGAAACGGACGGTCGGCTGGTGGCGAAAATCGATTCCAGTACGTCTTCGGTGTTTGATTACCGGGGATTCAATGGACGAATCGGCGACAGCGACATTCATGGCTCCCTGACTTATACGACGGGGAAACCGCGTCCGAAACTGGAAGGCGACGTGGAGTCTCGTCAGCTCAGGCTGGCAGATCTGGGGCCGCTGATCGGCGTTGACTCTGGTAAAGGTGCGGAGAAGGCGAAGCGCTCGGAACAGAAAAAGGGCGAAAAGCGTCTACAGCCGGCGGACAAAGTGCTGCCCTATGACCGCTTCGAAACGGACAAGTGGAACGTGATGGACGCCGACGTGCGCTTCAAAGGGCGGCGTATTGAACATGGCAGCAGTCTGCCCATCAGCGATCTCTCAACCCACATTATTCTGCGGAATGCCGACCTGCGCCTGCAACCGCTGAAGTTTGGTCTGGCGGGCGGCAGCATCAGTTCAACGATTCATCTGGAAGGCGACAAAAAGCCGATGCAGGGGCGCGCAGATATTCAGGCGCGTCGTTTAAAACTGAAAGAACTGATGCCGAACGTCGAACTGATGCAGAAAACGCTGGGTGAAATGAACGGTGATGCCGAACTTCGTGGCAGCGGAAATTCCGTGGCGGCGCTGCTGGGCAACAGCAACGGCAACCTGAAACTGCTGATGAACGACGGGCTGATTAGCCGCAACCTGATGGAGATCGTCGGCCTGAACGTCGGGAACTACATTGTTGGGCAGATCTTTGGTGATGACGAAGTGCGGGTCAACTGTGCGGCGGCGAATCTCGATATTGTGAACGGCGTGGCGCGTCCGCAAATTTTCGCTTTCGATACCGAAAATGCGCTGATCAACGTCACCGGGACGGCAAGCTTTGCTTCAGAACAGCTGGATTTGACCATTGATCCGGAGAGCAAAGGCATCCGCATCATTACCCTGCGTTCGCCACTGTACGTGCGCGGGACGTTTAAGTCGCCGCAGGCGGGGGTAAAGGCGGGGCCATTGATTGCCCGTGGCGCGGTAGCTGCGGCGCTGGCGACGTTAGTGACGCCCGCCGCCGCGCTGCTGGCGCTGATTTCACCCTCGGAAGGGGATGCCAACCAGTGCCGGATGATTTTGTCGCAGATGAAGAAGTGA
- the pdeH gene encoding cyclic-guanylate-specific phosphodiesterase, which yields MINQVIQQLSNSEASVESLQDRRFWLQCDRAYTYQPIYQTNGRLLAVELLTVVTHPDNPTQRIAPDRYFAGVAVRHRIDIVKEQLQLLEQKADFFQRHELLASVNVDGPTLLTMRQQPTIVQMIERMPWLRFELVEHIHLPKESSFASMCEFGPLWLDDFGTGMANFSALNEVRYDYIKVSRELFVMLRQTPEGRNLFTMLLQLMNRYCRGVIVEGVETLEEWRDVQRSPAFAAQGYFLSRPVPFSHLDEVILSL from the coding sequence ATGATAAACCAGGTTATCCAGCAGCTAAGCAATTCCGAGGCGAGCGTTGAAAGCTTGCAGGATCGGCGCTTTTGGCTGCAGTGTGATCGTGCTTACACTTATCAGCCGATTTACCAGACCAACGGCCGCCTGTTAGCGGTTGAGCTGCTGACGGTGGTGACGCATCCGGACAACCCAACCCAACGCATCGCGCCTGACCGCTATTTTGCCGGGGTGGCGGTGCGCCATCGCATTGATATCGTCAAAGAACAACTTCAGTTGCTGGAGCAGAAGGCTGACTTTTTCCAGCGTCATGAATTACTGGCCTCCGTGAATGTCGATGGTCCGACACTGCTCACCATGCGCCAGCAGCCCACCATTGTGCAGATGATTGAACGGATGCCGTGGCTGCGTTTTGAGCTGGTAGAACATATTCATCTGCCAAAAGAATCCTCCTTTGCCAGCATGTGCGAGTTTGGTCCGCTGTGGCTGGATGATTTTGGCACCGGGATGGCCAACTTCTCTGCCCTGAACGAGGTCCGCTATGACTACATCAAAGTCTCGCGTGAACTGTTCGTGATGCTTCGCCAGACGCCTGAGGGGCGCAATCTCTTCACGATGCTGCTGCAACTGATGAACCGCTATTGCCGCGGTGTGATCGTTGAAGGGGTGGAAACGCTGGAAGAGTGGCGCGATGTACAACGCTCGCCTGCCTTTGCCGCACAGGGCTATTTTCTGTCGCGTCCGGTGCCATTTTCCCATCTCGATGAGGTCATTCTGTCACTCTAA
- a CDS encoding sugar kinase: MSKKIAVIGECMIELSQKGADVQRGFGGDTLNTSVYIARQVDAAALSVHYVTALGTDSFSQQMLESWHGENVDTSLTQRMENRLPGLYYIETDSTGERTFYYWRNEAAAKFWLESEQSAAICEELATFDYLYLSGISLAILSPSSRDKLLSLLRECRANGGKVIFDNNYRPRLWASKEETRQVYQKMLECTDIAFLTLDDEDALWGVKPVEEVIARTHAAGVQEVVVKRGADSCLVSVDGNEPIDVPAVKLPKEKVIDTTAAGDSFSAGYLAVRLTGGDAAEAAKRGHLTASTVIQHRGAIIPRDAMPQ, from the coding sequence ATGTCCAAAAAGATTGCCGTGATTGGCGAATGCATGATTGAGCTGTCACAGAAAGGCGCAGACGTTCAGCGCGGATTCGGTGGCGACACATTGAATACCTCCGTTTACATTGCCCGTCAGGTTGATGCTGCGGCGCTCTCCGTGCACTACGTCACGGCACTGGGCACGGACAGTTTCAGCCAGCAGATGCTGGAATCATGGCACGGTGAAAACGTGGATACCTCGCTGACGCAGCGCATGGAAAACCGTCTGCCGGGCCTCTACTACATCGAGACCGACAGCACCGGCGAGCGGACGTTCTATTACTGGCGTAACGAAGCGGCGGCAAAATTCTGGCTGGAGAGTGAGCAGTCGGCAGCCATTTGCGAAGAACTGGCAACCTTTGACTATCTCTACCTGAGCGGTATCAGCCTTGCAATCCTGAGCCCGTCCAGCCGCGACAAATTGCTGTCGCTGCTACGCGAATGCCGCGCCAACGGCGGAAAAGTCATTTTCGACAACAACTACCGTCCGCGGCTGTGGGCCAGCAAAGAAGAGACCCGGCAGGTTTACCAGAAGATGCTGGAATGCACCGATATCGCCTTCCTGACGCTGGACGACGAAGATGCGCTCTGGGGCGTGAAACCGGTTGAAGAGGTGATCGCACGTACGCATGCCGCGGGTGTGCAGGAAGTGGTAGTGAAACGGGGCGCGGATTCTTGCCTGGTGTCTGTCGACGGTAATGAACCGATCGACGTGCCTGCGGTGAAACTGCCAAAAGAGAAAGTGATCGATACTACCGCCGCTGGCGACTCGTTCAGCGCCGGGTATCTGGCCGTCCGTTTAACCGGCGGCGATGCCGCCGAAGCCGCCAAACGAGGTCACCTGACTGCCAGCACCGTCATTCAGCATCGCGGGGCGATTATCCCACGCGACGCCATGCCGCAATAA
- a CDS encoding M16 family metallopeptidase: protein MQGTKIRLIAGGLLMMATAGYVQADALQPDPAWQQGTLANGLQWQVLATPQRPSDRIEVRLLVNTGSLTESTQQSGFSHLIPRIALTQSGGLDAAQARSLWQQGFDPKRPMPPVTVSYDSTQYNLSLPNNRNDLLKESLNYLANTMGKLTITPEVVNHALSTEDMVTTLPVDTKEGWWRYRLKGSALLGHDPAEPVKMPVDAAKVHDFYQKWYTPDAMTLIVVGNVDARSVAEQINKTFGELKGKRETPAPVPTLSPLRAEAVSIMTDAVRQDRLSVMWDTPWQPIRESAALLRYWRADLAREALFWHVQQALSKSNAKDIGLGFDCRVLFQRAQCAVNIESPNDKVTANLSTVARELAKVRDNGLPEEEFNALVAQKNLELQKLFATYARTDTDILIGQRLRSLQNQVVDIAPEQYQRLRQDFLNSLTVEMLNQDLRQQLSQDMALILLQPKGEPEFNMKELQATWEQIMAPVAAAATPVETDEVHPEVTDIPAAQ, encoded by the coding sequence ATGCAGGGCACAAAAATTCGACTTATAGCGGGCGGTTTGCTGATGATGGCCACTGCTGGCTATGTGCAGGCAGATGCGCTCCAGCCTGACCCGGCATGGCAACAGGGGACGCTGGCAAATGGTTTACAGTGGCAAGTGTTAGCTACTCCGCAGCGCCCCAGCGACCGTATCGAGGTCCGTCTGCTGGTAAATACCGGTTCGCTCACCGAAAGTACTCAACAGAGCGGTTTCAGTCATCTTATTCCCCGTATTGCGTTAACCCAGAGTGGCGGCCTCGATGCCGCACAGGCGCGTTCACTGTGGCAGCAGGGATTTGACCCTAAGCGACCGATGCCGCCCGTGACGGTCTCTTACGATTCCACGCAGTACAACCTTAGCCTGCCCAATAACCGCAACGATCTGCTGAAAGAGTCGCTGAACTATCTGGCGAACACGATGGGCAAACTGACTATCACCCCTGAGGTCGTGAATCATGCCCTGAGTACGGAAGACATGGTCACCACGTTACCCGTCGATACCAAAGAGGGCTGGTGGCGCTATCGCCTGAAAGGGTCGGCGTTGCTGGGGCACGATCCTGCCGAGCCGGTGAAAATGCCGGTGGATGCGGCGAAAGTTCATGATTTCTACCAGAAATGGTATACCCCGGATGCGATGACGCTCATTGTCGTCGGTAACGTCGATGCGCGTTCGGTGGCTGAGCAAATCAACAAAACGTTTGGTGAGCTGAAAGGTAAGCGTGAAACGCCTGCGCCCGTGCCGACGCTGTCGCCATTGCGTGCCGAGGCGGTAAGCATTATGACCGATGCAGTGCGCCAGGATCGTCTCTCTGTGATGTGGGATACGCCGTGGCAGCCGATTCGCGAGTCCGCCGCGCTGTTGCGCTACTGGCGCGCGGATTTAGCGCGTGAGGCGCTGTTCTGGCATGTTCAGCAGGCGTTGAGTAAGAGCAATGCGAAAGATATTGGTCTTGGCTTTGACTGCCGCGTGTTGTTCCAGCGCGCCCAGTGTGCTGTCAACATTGAATCGCCAAACGACAAGGTCACCGCCAATCTGAGCACCGTCGCGCGTGAACTGGCGAAAGTGCGTGATAACGGTCTGCCGGAAGAAGAGTTCAATGCGCTGGTGGCACAAAAGAATCTGGAACTACAGAAACTGTTTGCGACCTACGCGCGTACTGATACCGATATTCTGATCGGTCAGCGCCTGCGTTCGCTGCAAAATCAGGTTGTGGATATCGCGCCCGAACAGTATCAGCGCCTGCGCCAGGATTTCCTGAACAGCCTGACCGTCGAGATGTTGAATCAGGATCTGCGTCAGCAGTTATCACAGGATATGGCGCTGATTCTGCTGCAGCCGAAAGGTGAGCCGGAATTCAACATGAAGGAGTTGCAGGCGACGTGGGAACAGATTATGGCCCCGGTTGCGGCAGCGGCGACGCCAGTTGAAACGGATGAAGTGCATCCGGAAGTGACGGATATTCCGGCGGCGCAGTAG
- the dctA gene encoding C4-dicarboxylate transporter DctC: MKISLFKSLYFQVLTAIAIGILLGHYYPELGAQMKPLGDAFVKLIKMVIAPVIFCTVVTGIAGMESMKAVGRTGAVALLYFEIVSTIALIIGLIIVNVVQPGAGMNVDPATLDAKAVAIYAEQAKDQGIVGFLMDIIPGSVIGAFASGNILQVLLFAVMFGFALHRLGSKGQLIFNVIESFSQVIFGIINMIMRLAPIGAFGAMAFTIGKYGVGTLVQLGQLIVCFYITCILFVVVVLGSIARATGFSIFKFIRYIREELLIVLGTSSSESALPRMLDKMEKLGCRKSVVGLVIPTGYSFNLDGTSIYLTMAAVFIAQATNSHMDIFHQITLLVVLLLSSKGAAGVTGSGFIVLAATISAVGHLPVAGLALILGIDRFMSEARALTNLVGNGVATVVVAKWVKELDHKKLDDVLNNRAPEGKTHEISS, encoded by the coding sequence ATGAAAATCTCTCTGTTTAAAAGCCTCTACTTTCAGGTCCTGACAGCAATTGCCATTGGTATTCTCCTTGGCCATTACTACCCTGAATTAGGCGCACAAATGAAACCGCTTGGCGACGCGTTCGTTAAGCTGATCAAGATGGTCATCGCACCGGTTATCTTCTGTACTGTCGTGACTGGCATTGCAGGTATGGAAAGTATGAAAGCGGTGGGCCGTACGGGTGCAGTCGCGCTGCTTTACTTTGAGATTGTCAGTACGATTGCACTGATCATTGGTCTCATCATCGTTAACGTAGTGCAACCTGGTGCCGGGATGAACGTTGATCCGGCAACGCTGGATGCGAAAGCGGTAGCGATTTACGCCGAACAGGCAAAAGACCAGGGAATCGTGGGCTTCCTGATGGATATTATTCCGGGCAGCGTCATTGGCGCCTTTGCCAGCGGTAACATCCTGCAGGTTCTGCTGTTTGCGGTGATGTTTGGGTTTGCCCTGCACCGCCTGGGCAGCAAAGGCCAGTTGATTTTCAACGTCATTGAAAGCTTCTCGCAGGTCATTTTCGGCATCATCAACATGATCATGCGTTTGGCACCAATTGGGGCGTTCGGGGCGATGGCCTTTACCATCGGTAAATACGGCGTGGGTACGCTGGTGCAGTTGGGACAACTGATCGTCTGCTTCTACATCACCTGTATTCTGTTTGTGGTGGTGGTACTGGGTTCAATTGCCCGCGCCACAGGCTTCAGCATCTTTAAATTTATTCGTTATATCCGTGAAGAACTGCTGATCGTGCTGGGCACCTCCTCTTCCGAGTCTGCGCTGCCGCGTATGCTCGACAAGATGGAGAAACTTGGCTGTCGCAAGTCGGTCGTGGGGCTGGTTATTCCCACCGGGTATTCGTTTAACCTTGATGGGACATCGATATACCTGACGATGGCGGCGGTGTTTATCGCCCAGGCCACCAACAGTCATATGGATATCTTCCATCAGATTACATTGCTGGTGGTTCTGCTGCTCTCCTCTAAAGGGGCGGCGGGCGTCACCGGAAGTGGCTTTATCGTGCTGGCGGCGACCATTTCTGCGGTTGGCCATCTGCCGGTTGCCGGTCTGGCGCTTATCCTGGGTATCGACCGCTTCATGTCTGAAGCCCGTGCGCTGACCAACCTGGTCGGTAACGGCGTGGCAACGGTGGTTGTGGCGAAGTGGGTGAAGGAACTGGACCACAAGAAGCTTGACGATGTGCTGAATAATCGTGCACCTGAAGGCAAAACGCACGAAATATCCTCTTAA